A region of Allocoleopsis franciscana PCC 7113 DNA encodes the following proteins:
- a CDS encoding small RNA NsiR4-regulated ssr1528 family protein, with translation MSTETNIPTSSTLGADAIDEAIANGIDFDGSPIPAEKLELYHKVMGLEAGRQRSGVSNTMRSRIVRIGAKHIPQEELNQMLSNAQFAPLKDKEIAFYYSGK, from the coding sequence ATGTCTACCGAAACAAACATACCGACGTCCTCAACCTTAGGTGCGGATGCGATTGATGAAGCGATCGCAAACGGAATTGACTTTGATGGTTCTCCGATTCCAGCCGAAAAACTAGAACTTTATCACAAAGTCATGGGTTTGGAAGCTGGACGGCAGCGCAGCGGCGTATCGAATACAATGCGTTCTAGAATTGTGCGAATTGGGGCGAAACATATTCCTCAGGAGGAACTAAATCAAATGCTTAGCAATGCCCAATTTGCCCCTTTAAAAGACAAAGAAATCGCTTTTTATTACAGCGGTAAATAA
- a CDS encoding fasciclin domain-containing protein, with translation MSASSCLSLARKLTTLLGLASLSTLISFPATAQITINSGEINKLATNSNPTQQVPLRATSGINLLAQAGVRSIADELVTANDAFSTLSTAIRAAGLTEALAGRGPFTIFAPTDEAFNALPQGTVPTLLRPENRSKLTRILTYHVVPGNITTFDLAPGRTLRLRTLAGQSLTVRVSGASEVFVNGVKVIMADIPARNGTIHGIGAVLMP, from the coding sequence ATGTCAGCCAGTTCTTGCCTCTCTCTAGCCAGAAAGCTTACAACCTTACTAGGTCTTGCCAGTCTGAGTACTTTGATCAGTTTTCCGGCTACAGCTCAAATCACCATCAATTCAGGAGAAATCAATAAGTTAGCTACCAATTCCAACCCAACCCAGCAGGTTCCCTTAAGGGCCACATCTGGCATCAACCTTCTAGCTCAAGCTGGTGTGAGAAGTATTGCTGACGAGTTAGTTACAGCTAACGATGCCTTCTCTACCCTCAGCACGGCTATTAGAGCAGCCGGACTCACGGAAGCACTGGCTGGGAGAGGCCCGTTTACCATCTTCGCCCCTACAGACGAAGCCTTCAACGCACTGCCTCAAGGCACTGTACCAACGCTCCTAAGACCGGAGAACAGATCCAAATTAACCCGAATTTTGACTTATCATGTCGTGCCTGGAAACATCACCACCTTTGATTTGGCTCCCGGTCGAACTTTAAGGTTGAGAACTCTGGCCGGTCAATCCTTAACAGTACGGGTTTCTGGTGCTAGCGAGGTCTTCGTCAATGGGGTAAAAGTCATCATGGCAGATATCCCGGCTAGGAATGGCACCATTCATGGCATTGGTGCTGTGCTGATGCCGTAG
- a CDS encoding response regulator transcription factor — translation MTHVLLVDDEEALRASLSYALIKDGYQVTTAADGQSALKLFHKQVPDVIILDLMLPGIDGMELCWRIRAFSKVPILMLTAKDQPIDKVWGLEAGADDYITKPFNTRELLARIKAVLRSRAAGQNS, via the coding sequence ATGACACACGTCCTACTCGTCGATGATGAAGAGGCATTGCGGGCTAGTCTCAGCTACGCGTTAATTAAAGACGGTTATCAGGTAACAACAGCCGCAGATGGGCAAAGTGCCCTCAAATTGTTTCACAAACAAGTACCGGATGTAATCATTTTAGATTTGATGCTACCGGGAATCGATGGCATGGAACTGTGCTGGCGCATCCGTGCCTTCTCGAAAGTGCCGATATTAATGCTAACGGCTAAAGACCAGCCCATTGACAAAGTTTGGGGATTAGAAGCGGGTGCAGATGACTATATCACCAAACCTTTTAACACACGTGAACTTCTAGCACGGATTAAAGCGGTCTTACGGAGTCGTGCGGCTGGTCAAAACTCTTAA
- a CDS encoding ATP-binding protein: protein MDWSPIRIRWNSIYRKLLVTYVALTALGTSILAIYILWSFYGYFMKSRQADLDAWSAALGESIADALEEKDLDRAKLTVQRYGARESVTLRLFGADGHLLSTSAPEIDRQVSDWYAVAGVKEALQNKFTHGVAKGILSNDDRLFVAKPIVRNGQMLGVLRMSITLDQFQRQFRSVIFTILGTLVFTVLLCAVISERLARNMARPIKAMSSFALQIGQGHLDGNLSIHQDDEIGQLATELNRMSQRLASLEKERRAFLANVSHELRTPVSNVLVTVEALANGAIEEPELRDRFLHTAQDEISRLSRLIQDLLDLGRLEAGVTLLEEQPLRLQDLIDRAVRAVESRMRSQSVGIDVEIPSVQLYGDPERLLQAFLNILDNAIKHSIPNSTVFIVGKIESGQIGVQIRDQGPGISQSDLPHIFEQFYTVDRSRQGSGTGLGLAIARRIVEAHGGSIVASSKGEGKGAIFTIHLPIDKLL, encoded by the coding sequence ATGGATTGGTCACCCATTCGCATTCGATGGAATTCAATCTACCGAAAATTGTTAGTCACCTATGTGGCGCTCACAGCACTAGGAACATCCATCCTAGCCATCTATATCCTGTGGTCTTTCTACGGCTATTTTATGAAGTCCAGGCAGGCCGATTTAGATGCCTGGAGTGCGGCGCTAGGCGAGAGTATTGCTGATGCATTGGAGGAAAAAGATCTGGATCGAGCCAAACTGACGGTTCAGCGCTATGGTGCACGAGAATCTGTAACACTGCGGCTCTTTGGGGCTGATGGTCACTTGCTTTCCACGTCTGCCCCAGAGATAGATCGGCAAGTCAGCGACTGGTATGCGGTTGCGGGCGTGAAAGAAGCGCTTCAAAATAAATTCACCCACGGCGTAGCCAAAGGTATTTTATCTAATGATGACCGATTGTTCGTTGCCAAACCGATCGTTCGCAATGGCCAAATGCTCGGTGTTTTACGCATGTCAATCACCTTAGACCAGTTCCAGCGTCAGTTTCGCAGCGTGATTTTTACCATTCTGGGAACGCTAGTGTTCACGGTTTTGCTCTGTGCAGTGATTAGCGAACGGTTGGCCCGTAACATGGCAAGGCCAATCAAGGCCATGTCTAGCTTTGCGCTCCAGATCGGTCAAGGTCATCTTGATGGAAATTTGAGCATCCACCAAGATGATGAAATTGGTCAACTTGCCACAGAGTTGAACCGAATGAGCCAACGTTTGGCATCACTCGAAAAAGAGCGACGAGCCTTCCTGGCTAACGTGTCTCACGAACTGCGTACTCCTGTGAGTAACGTTTTGGTTACGGTGGAGGCACTGGCAAACGGAGCGATTGAGGAACCCGAACTGCGCGATCGCTTTCTCCATACGGCTCAGGACGAGATCTCTCGCCTATCACGGCTGATTCAAGACCTCCTGGATTTAGGTCGGCTCGAAGCGGGTGTTACCCTCCTCGAAGAACAGCCCCTCCGCCTGCAAGACCTCATTGATCGCGCTGTCAGAGCGGTGGAGTCGCGAATGCGTTCCCAAAGTGTAGGCATCGACGTTGAGATTCCTAGTGTTCAGCTTTATGGCGATCCAGAACGGCTCCTGCAAGCGTTTCTCAACATCTTGGACAACGCTATTAAACACTCAATCCCGAACTCTACAGTTTTTATTGTTGGCAAGATCGAGAGTGGTCAGATTGGTGTGCAAATCCGAGATCAAGGGCCAGGGATTAGCCAGAGCGATCTGCCCCATATTTTTGAACAGTTTTACACTGTGGATCGGTCGCGTCAAGGCAGCGGAACGGGTTTGGGTTTAGCGATCGCACGGCGTATTGTGGAAGCTCATGGGGGATCGATCGTCGCTAGCAGCAAAGGTGAAGGGAAAGGGGCTATCTTTACAATTCACTTACCCATCGATAAACTTTTGTAA
- a CDS encoding PPC domain-containing DNA-binding protein — protein sequence MNIFAIRLKPDEDLRQSLIHFVQQNNIQAGFILTGVGSLKQATLRFASQNYSQVFKQQFEIVSLVGTLSTHGIHIHISLSNRQGKTLGGHLLEGCIIYTTAEIVIGTSEDFVFLRTMDESTGYQELEIQPKNPSLN from the coding sequence ATGAATATTTTCGCGATTCGCTTAAAACCTGATGAAGATCTAAGACAAAGCCTAATACATTTCGTCCAACAGAATAATATTCAAGCTGGTTTTATCCTTACCGGTGTTGGCAGCCTCAAACAGGCAACGCTACGTTTTGCCAGCCAGAATTACTCTCAAGTTTTCAAGCAACAATTCGAGATTGTCTCCTTAGTCGGTACTCTTTCCACCCACGGAATTCATATACATATTTCTCTATCGAATAGACAGGGTAAAACCCTCGGTGGACATTTGCTAGAGGGTTGCATAATCTATACAACGGCTGAAATCGTCATCGGCACCAGCGAAGATTTCGTCTTTCTTAGAACCATGGATGAAAGTACTGGCTATCAAGAGTTAGAGATTCAACCCAAAAACCCATCTCTCAATTGA